Proteins co-encoded in one Pogona vitticeps strain Pit_001003342236 chromosome 9, PviZW2.1, whole genome shotgun sequence genomic window:
- the LIPE gene encoding hormone-sensitive lipase isoform X2: MWRFRTLVRRRKPVWIGVSEGLEGGGRRRNPLLGPPPASAMDSRPLFQTLYLLAEDNIAFFRDSTTETGQRFLTAFTTIREHARRLEPVLNHFATVYHIFDLDEHTAANGYRSLAQTVRCCLAHIVHKSRYVAANRRSIFFRTSHNCAELEAYCTALTQLRALVYLAQQLLTQNQPGCLFNLEDNGLSVQFLQEYITMRKGCFYGRCMGFQFAPSIRPFLQTIAISLVSFGENYKRHVSGLGVAAGSLFTSGKFAIDPELRGVEFERITQNLDVHFWKSFWNLTEMELLASLASMTSSQVRLSRALSVPPHSFDLPLVADPKLTVTITPPVAHTGPGPVHMRLISHELREGQESEELCNLLRPEGPLALELRWRTKPLPRSPYLVVHFHGGGFVAQTSKSHEPYLKAWAQELGAPILSIDYSLAPEAPFPRALEECFYAYCWALKNCHLLGSTAQKVCLAGDSAGGNLCITVSMRAAAFGIKMPDGIMAAYPATLMQASASPSRLLTLLDPLLPLSVLYKCLSAYAGMEPEPPEDPALEKLGPVNMVRRDTALLFRDLRLSATALFSSWMENAGKSNGAGGPPEAVRKSISEVGLKSKSLASFRDSRKSQTYQDLSRASDAPPDLAREPGGERQAGFFLKDSEPETAAPSTSNGLTFPDDFQPLRSDQPVTCVPLELSPILKNPFMSPLLAPDAMLKGLPPIHIVACALDPMLDDSVMFARRLRSLGQPVTLRVVQDLPHGFLSLSQLCRETRQATALCTELIRDVLLPPEEGPPQAPPVSSLRKHRRLERTSHGGGAAAAATPATTNHAPPQQSSTTSPQPEGVNGTAGESSPATSLKVTAAIGNRSPGDQQSGGKEGPPSSPPPAPLVVPGQDASPLGSTVGRGVGA; the protein is encoded by the exons GGCCCCCTCCGGCCAGCGCCATGGATTCCCGGCCCCTGTTCCAGACTCTCTACCTCCTGGCCGAGGACAACATCGCCTTCTTCCGGGACAGCACCACGGAGACGGGGCAGCGCTTCCTGACGGCTTTCACCACCATCCGGGAGCATGCCCGGCGCCTGGAGCCGGTGCTCAACCACTTTGCCACTGTCTACCACATCTTTGACTTGGACGAGCACACGGCGGCCAACGGCTACCGCAGCCTGGCTCAGACAGTGCGCTGCTGCCTGGCCCACATTGTGCACAAGAGCCGCTACGTGGCCGCCAACCGCCGCAGCATCTTCTTCCGCACCAGCCACAACTGCGCCGAGCTGGAAGCCTACTGTACGGCCTTGACTCAGCTCCGTGCCCTGGTCTACCTCGCCCAGCAGCTCCTGACCCAGAACCAGCCCGGCTGTCTCTTCAACCTCGAGGACAATGGGCTCTCGGTCCAGTTTCTCCAAGAGTACATCACCATGCGCAAGGGCTGCTTCTATGGCCGCTGCATGGGCTTCCAG TTTGCTCCCTCGATCCGACCCTTCCTGCAGACCATCGCCATCAGCCTCGTTTCTTTTGGGGAAAACTACAAACGTCACGTTTCTGGCCTTG GTGTGGCCGCCGGCTCCCTTTTCACCAGTGGGAAATTTGCCATTGACCCAGAACTGCGTGGTGTTGAGTTTGAGCGCATCACTCAAAATCTCGATGTGCATTTCTGGAAAAGCTTCTGGAACCTGACTGAGATGGAATTGCTGGCG TCCTTGGCCAGCATGACCTCCTCCCAGGTCCGGCTCTCTCGGGCCCTGTCGGTGCCCCCTCATTCCTTTGATCTGCCTCTGGTTGCTGACCCCAAGCTGACAGTGACCATCACACCCCCGGTGGCTCACACGGGACCTGGACCGGTTCACATGAGGCTCATCTCCCACGAGTTGCGTGAGGGGCAG GAGAGTGAAGAGCTTTGCAATCTGCTGCGCCCGGAAGGTCCCCTGGCCTTGGAGCTGCGCTGGAGGACGAAGCCCCTGCCTCGCTCCCCTTACCTGGTTGTGCATTTCCACGGAGGGGGCTTCGTGGCTCAGACCTCGAAGTCGCACGAGCCCTATCTGAAAGCCTGGGCTCAGGAACTGGGCGCCCCCATCCTCTCCATTGACTATTCGTTGGCGCCCGAGGCCCCCTTTCCTCGGGCTTTGGAGGAGTGTTTCTATGCCTACTGCTGGGCCCTCAAGAACTGCCACTTACTGG GCTCCACCGCACAAAAAGTCTGCCTGGCAGGAGACAGTGCCGGCGGGAATCTATGCATCACAGTGTCCATGCGAGCGGCCGCGTTTGGGATCAAGATGCCAGACGGGATCATGGCGGCGTACCCAGCCACGCTCATGCAAGCTTCCGCCTCGCCCTCCCGCCTTCTCACCCTGCTCGATccgctgctgcctctgagtgtcTTGTACAAGTGCCTCAGTGCCTATGCTG GGATGGAACCAGAGCCCCCAGAGGACCCCGCCCTGGAGAAGCTGGGCCCAGTGAACATGGTGCGCCGGGACACGGCCCTGCTCTTCCGAGACTTGCGGCTGAGCGCCACCGCCTTGTTCAGCTCATGGATGGAGAACGCAGGCAAGAGCAATGGGGCGGGAGGACCGCCGG AAGCCGTGAGAAAGAGCATCTCCGAGGTGGGTCTCAAGTCCAAGTCGCTCGCAAGCTTCAGAGACTCTCGCAAGAGCCAGACGTACCAGGATCTGTCCCGTGCATCCGACGCCCCGCCAGACCTGGCCCGCGAGCCCGGCGGAGAACGCCAGGCGGGCTTCTTCTTGAAAGACAGCGAGCCCGAGACGGCCGCCCCCAGCACTAGCAACGGCCTGACCTTTCCTGACGACTTCCAGCCCCTGCGCTCCGACCAGCCAGTCACTTGTGTGCCCCTGGAGCTGTCGCCCATCCTCAAGAATCCATTCATGTCTCCTCTTCTGGCCCCGGATGCGATGCTCAAGGGGCTCCCGCCGATCCATATTGTG GCTTGCGCCCTGGACCCCATGCTGGATGACTCCGTGATGTTTGCCCGGCGCCTGCGGTCCCTGGGGCAGCCTGTGACCCTGCGCGTGGTGCAGGACCTGCCCCACGGCTTCCTCAGCCTCTCCCAACTGTGTCGCGAGACCCGCCAGGCGACGGCCCTCTGCACGGAGCTGATCCGGGACGTCCTGCTTCCCCCGGAGGAGGGCCCTCCGCAGGCGCCTCCTGTCTCTTCCCTCCGCAAGCATCGCAGGCTGGAGCGGACCTCCCACGGCGGTGGGGCGGCTGCCGCTGCCACCCCTGCCACGACCAACCACGCTCCTCCCCAGCAATCCAGCACCACCAGTCCCCAGCCGGAGGGGGTGAATGGTACTGCTGGAGAAAGCAGCCCTGCCACTAGCCTCAAGGTCACCGCGGCCATTGGGAACCGCTCTCCAGGCGATCAGCAAAGTGGAGGCAAGGAGGGTCCTCCTTCCAGCCCCCCGCCAGCTCCTCTTGTCGTCCCGGGCCAGGATGCCAGCCCCTTGGGCAGCACCGTGGGCAGGGGGGTGGGGGCCTGA
- the LIPE gene encoding hormone-sensitive lipase isoform X3, which translates to MGPPPASAMDSRPLFQTLYLLAEDNIAFFRDSTTETGQRFLTAFTTIREHARRLEPVLNHFATVYHIFDLDEHTAANGYRSLAQTVRCCLAHIVHKSRYVAANRRSIFFRTSHNCAELEAYCTALTQLRALVYLAQQLLTQNQPGCLFNLEDNGLSVQFLQEYITMRKGCFYGRCMGFQFAPSIRPFLQTIAISLVSFGENYKRHVSGLGVAAGSLFTSGKFAIDPELRGVEFERITQNLDVHFWKSFWNLTEMELLASLASMTSSQVRLSRALSVPPHSFDLPLVADPKLTVTITPPVAHTGPGPVHMRLISHELREGQESEELCNLLRPEGPLALELRWRTKPLPRSPYLVVHFHGGGFVAQTSKSHEPYLKAWAQELGAPILSIDYSLAPEAPFPRALEECFYAYCWALKNCHLLGSTAQKVCLAGDSAGGNLCITVSMRAAAFGIKMPDGIMAAYPATLMQASASPSRLLTLLDPLLPLSVLYKCLSAYAGMEPEPPEDPALEKLGPVNMVRRDTALLFRDLRLSATALFSSWMENAGKSNGAGGPPEAVRKSISEVGLKSKSLASFRDSRKSQTYQDLSRASDAPPDLAREPGGERQAGFFLKDSEPETAAPSTSNGLTFPDDFQPLRSDQPVTCVPLELSPILKNPFMSPLLAPDAMLKGLPPIHIVACALDPMLDDSVMFARRLRSLGQPVTLRVVQDLPHGFLSLSQLCRETRQATALCTELIRDVLLPPEEGPPQAPPVSSLRKHRRLERTSHGGGAAAAATPATTNHAPPQQSSTTSPQPEGVNGTAGESSPATSLKVTAAIGNRSPGDQQSGGKEGPPSSPPPAPLVVPGQDASPLGSTVGRGVGA; encoded by the exons ATGG GGCCCCCTCCGGCCAGCGCCATGGATTCCCGGCCCCTGTTCCAGACTCTCTACCTCCTGGCCGAGGACAACATCGCCTTCTTCCGGGACAGCACCACGGAGACGGGGCAGCGCTTCCTGACGGCTTTCACCACCATCCGGGAGCATGCCCGGCGCCTGGAGCCGGTGCTCAACCACTTTGCCACTGTCTACCACATCTTTGACTTGGACGAGCACACGGCGGCCAACGGCTACCGCAGCCTGGCTCAGACAGTGCGCTGCTGCCTGGCCCACATTGTGCACAAGAGCCGCTACGTGGCCGCCAACCGCCGCAGCATCTTCTTCCGCACCAGCCACAACTGCGCCGAGCTGGAAGCCTACTGTACGGCCTTGACTCAGCTCCGTGCCCTGGTCTACCTCGCCCAGCAGCTCCTGACCCAGAACCAGCCCGGCTGTCTCTTCAACCTCGAGGACAATGGGCTCTCGGTCCAGTTTCTCCAAGAGTACATCACCATGCGCAAGGGCTGCTTCTATGGCCGCTGCATGGGCTTCCAG TTTGCTCCCTCGATCCGACCCTTCCTGCAGACCATCGCCATCAGCCTCGTTTCTTTTGGGGAAAACTACAAACGTCACGTTTCTGGCCTTG GTGTGGCCGCCGGCTCCCTTTTCACCAGTGGGAAATTTGCCATTGACCCAGAACTGCGTGGTGTTGAGTTTGAGCGCATCACTCAAAATCTCGATGTGCATTTCTGGAAAAGCTTCTGGAACCTGACTGAGATGGAATTGCTGGCG TCCTTGGCCAGCATGACCTCCTCCCAGGTCCGGCTCTCTCGGGCCCTGTCGGTGCCCCCTCATTCCTTTGATCTGCCTCTGGTTGCTGACCCCAAGCTGACAGTGACCATCACACCCCCGGTGGCTCACACGGGACCTGGACCGGTTCACATGAGGCTCATCTCCCACGAGTTGCGTGAGGGGCAG GAGAGTGAAGAGCTTTGCAATCTGCTGCGCCCGGAAGGTCCCCTGGCCTTGGAGCTGCGCTGGAGGACGAAGCCCCTGCCTCGCTCCCCTTACCTGGTTGTGCATTTCCACGGAGGGGGCTTCGTGGCTCAGACCTCGAAGTCGCACGAGCCCTATCTGAAAGCCTGGGCTCAGGAACTGGGCGCCCCCATCCTCTCCATTGACTATTCGTTGGCGCCCGAGGCCCCCTTTCCTCGGGCTTTGGAGGAGTGTTTCTATGCCTACTGCTGGGCCCTCAAGAACTGCCACTTACTGG GCTCCACCGCACAAAAAGTCTGCCTGGCAGGAGACAGTGCCGGCGGGAATCTATGCATCACAGTGTCCATGCGAGCGGCCGCGTTTGGGATCAAGATGCCAGACGGGATCATGGCGGCGTACCCAGCCACGCTCATGCAAGCTTCCGCCTCGCCCTCCCGCCTTCTCACCCTGCTCGATccgctgctgcctctgagtgtcTTGTACAAGTGCCTCAGTGCCTATGCTG GGATGGAACCAGAGCCCCCAGAGGACCCCGCCCTGGAGAAGCTGGGCCCAGTGAACATGGTGCGCCGGGACACGGCCCTGCTCTTCCGAGACTTGCGGCTGAGCGCCACCGCCTTGTTCAGCTCATGGATGGAGAACGCAGGCAAGAGCAATGGGGCGGGAGGACCGCCGG AAGCCGTGAGAAAGAGCATCTCCGAGGTGGGTCTCAAGTCCAAGTCGCTCGCAAGCTTCAGAGACTCTCGCAAGAGCCAGACGTACCAGGATCTGTCCCGTGCATCCGACGCCCCGCCAGACCTGGCCCGCGAGCCCGGCGGAGAACGCCAGGCGGGCTTCTTCTTGAAAGACAGCGAGCCCGAGACGGCCGCCCCCAGCACTAGCAACGGCCTGACCTTTCCTGACGACTTCCAGCCCCTGCGCTCCGACCAGCCAGTCACTTGTGTGCCCCTGGAGCTGTCGCCCATCCTCAAGAATCCATTCATGTCTCCTCTTCTGGCCCCGGATGCGATGCTCAAGGGGCTCCCGCCGATCCATATTGTG GCTTGCGCCCTGGACCCCATGCTGGATGACTCCGTGATGTTTGCCCGGCGCCTGCGGTCCCTGGGGCAGCCTGTGACCCTGCGCGTGGTGCAGGACCTGCCCCACGGCTTCCTCAGCCTCTCCCAACTGTGTCGCGAGACCCGCCAGGCGACGGCCCTCTGCACGGAGCTGATCCGGGACGTCCTGCTTCCCCCGGAGGAGGGCCCTCCGCAGGCGCCTCCTGTCTCTTCCCTCCGCAAGCATCGCAGGCTGGAGCGGACCTCCCACGGCGGTGGGGCGGCTGCCGCTGCCACCCCTGCCACGACCAACCACGCTCCTCCCCAGCAATCCAGCACCACCAGTCCCCAGCCGGAGGGGGTGAATGGTACTGCTGGAGAAAGCAGCCCTGCCACTAGCCTCAAGGTCACCGCGGCCATTGGGAACCGCTCTCCAGGCGATCAGCAAAGTGGAGGCAAGGAGGGTCCTCCTTCCAGCCCCCCGCCAGCTCCTCTTGTCGTCCCGGGCCAGGATGCCAGCCCCTTGGGCAGCACCGTGGGCAGGGGGGTGGGGGCCTGA
- the LIPE gene encoding hormone-sensitive lipase isoform X1: MDYLIATLSLQSPPSTWSCPPTPAPILPLSCVGYFKSKIWKCCWHDAPWNGPPPASAMDSRPLFQTLYLLAEDNIAFFRDSTTETGQRFLTAFTTIREHARRLEPVLNHFATVYHIFDLDEHTAANGYRSLAQTVRCCLAHIVHKSRYVAANRRSIFFRTSHNCAELEAYCTALTQLRALVYLAQQLLTQNQPGCLFNLEDNGLSVQFLQEYITMRKGCFYGRCMGFQFAPSIRPFLQTIAISLVSFGENYKRHVSGLGVAAGSLFTSGKFAIDPELRGVEFERITQNLDVHFWKSFWNLTEMELLASLASMTSSQVRLSRALSVPPHSFDLPLVADPKLTVTITPPVAHTGPGPVHMRLISHELREGQESEELCNLLRPEGPLALELRWRTKPLPRSPYLVVHFHGGGFVAQTSKSHEPYLKAWAQELGAPILSIDYSLAPEAPFPRALEECFYAYCWALKNCHLLGSTAQKVCLAGDSAGGNLCITVSMRAAAFGIKMPDGIMAAYPATLMQASASPSRLLTLLDPLLPLSVLYKCLSAYAGMEPEPPEDPALEKLGPVNMVRRDTALLFRDLRLSATALFSSWMENAGKSNGAGGPPEAVRKSISEVGLKSKSLASFRDSRKSQTYQDLSRASDAPPDLAREPGGERQAGFFLKDSEPETAAPSTSNGLTFPDDFQPLRSDQPVTCVPLELSPILKNPFMSPLLAPDAMLKGLPPIHIVACALDPMLDDSVMFARRLRSLGQPVTLRVVQDLPHGFLSLSQLCRETRQATALCTELIRDVLLPPEEGPPQAPPVSSLRKHRRLERTSHGGGAAAAATPATTNHAPPQQSSTTSPQPEGVNGTAGESSPATSLKVTAAIGNRSPGDQQSGGKEGPPSSPPPAPLVVPGQDASPLGSTVGRGVGA; this comes from the exons ATGGACTATTTAATTGCTACCCTTTCACTTCAAAGCCCACCTTCAACATGGAGCTGTCCTCCCACACCAGCCCCAATTCTCCCCCTATCTTGTGTgggttattttaaaagcaaaatttggAAGTGCTGCTGGCATGACGCACCTTGGAATG GGCCCCCTCCGGCCAGCGCCATGGATTCCCGGCCCCTGTTCCAGACTCTCTACCTCCTGGCCGAGGACAACATCGCCTTCTTCCGGGACAGCACCACGGAGACGGGGCAGCGCTTCCTGACGGCTTTCACCACCATCCGGGAGCATGCCCGGCGCCTGGAGCCGGTGCTCAACCACTTTGCCACTGTCTACCACATCTTTGACTTGGACGAGCACACGGCGGCCAACGGCTACCGCAGCCTGGCTCAGACAGTGCGCTGCTGCCTGGCCCACATTGTGCACAAGAGCCGCTACGTGGCCGCCAACCGCCGCAGCATCTTCTTCCGCACCAGCCACAACTGCGCCGAGCTGGAAGCCTACTGTACGGCCTTGACTCAGCTCCGTGCCCTGGTCTACCTCGCCCAGCAGCTCCTGACCCAGAACCAGCCCGGCTGTCTCTTCAACCTCGAGGACAATGGGCTCTCGGTCCAGTTTCTCCAAGAGTACATCACCATGCGCAAGGGCTGCTTCTATGGCCGCTGCATGGGCTTCCAG TTTGCTCCCTCGATCCGACCCTTCCTGCAGACCATCGCCATCAGCCTCGTTTCTTTTGGGGAAAACTACAAACGTCACGTTTCTGGCCTTG GTGTGGCCGCCGGCTCCCTTTTCACCAGTGGGAAATTTGCCATTGACCCAGAACTGCGTGGTGTTGAGTTTGAGCGCATCACTCAAAATCTCGATGTGCATTTCTGGAAAAGCTTCTGGAACCTGACTGAGATGGAATTGCTGGCG TCCTTGGCCAGCATGACCTCCTCCCAGGTCCGGCTCTCTCGGGCCCTGTCGGTGCCCCCTCATTCCTTTGATCTGCCTCTGGTTGCTGACCCCAAGCTGACAGTGACCATCACACCCCCGGTGGCTCACACGGGACCTGGACCGGTTCACATGAGGCTCATCTCCCACGAGTTGCGTGAGGGGCAG GAGAGTGAAGAGCTTTGCAATCTGCTGCGCCCGGAAGGTCCCCTGGCCTTGGAGCTGCGCTGGAGGACGAAGCCCCTGCCTCGCTCCCCTTACCTGGTTGTGCATTTCCACGGAGGGGGCTTCGTGGCTCAGACCTCGAAGTCGCACGAGCCCTATCTGAAAGCCTGGGCTCAGGAACTGGGCGCCCCCATCCTCTCCATTGACTATTCGTTGGCGCCCGAGGCCCCCTTTCCTCGGGCTTTGGAGGAGTGTTTCTATGCCTACTGCTGGGCCCTCAAGAACTGCCACTTACTGG GCTCCACCGCACAAAAAGTCTGCCTGGCAGGAGACAGTGCCGGCGGGAATCTATGCATCACAGTGTCCATGCGAGCGGCCGCGTTTGGGATCAAGATGCCAGACGGGATCATGGCGGCGTACCCAGCCACGCTCATGCAAGCTTCCGCCTCGCCCTCCCGCCTTCTCACCCTGCTCGATccgctgctgcctctgagtgtcTTGTACAAGTGCCTCAGTGCCTATGCTG GGATGGAACCAGAGCCCCCAGAGGACCCCGCCCTGGAGAAGCTGGGCCCAGTGAACATGGTGCGCCGGGACACGGCCCTGCTCTTCCGAGACTTGCGGCTGAGCGCCACCGCCTTGTTCAGCTCATGGATGGAGAACGCAGGCAAGAGCAATGGGGCGGGAGGACCGCCGG AAGCCGTGAGAAAGAGCATCTCCGAGGTGGGTCTCAAGTCCAAGTCGCTCGCAAGCTTCAGAGACTCTCGCAAGAGCCAGACGTACCAGGATCTGTCCCGTGCATCCGACGCCCCGCCAGACCTGGCCCGCGAGCCCGGCGGAGAACGCCAGGCGGGCTTCTTCTTGAAAGACAGCGAGCCCGAGACGGCCGCCCCCAGCACTAGCAACGGCCTGACCTTTCCTGACGACTTCCAGCCCCTGCGCTCCGACCAGCCAGTCACTTGTGTGCCCCTGGAGCTGTCGCCCATCCTCAAGAATCCATTCATGTCTCCTCTTCTGGCCCCGGATGCGATGCTCAAGGGGCTCCCGCCGATCCATATTGTG GCTTGCGCCCTGGACCCCATGCTGGATGACTCCGTGATGTTTGCCCGGCGCCTGCGGTCCCTGGGGCAGCCTGTGACCCTGCGCGTGGTGCAGGACCTGCCCCACGGCTTCCTCAGCCTCTCCCAACTGTGTCGCGAGACCCGCCAGGCGACGGCCCTCTGCACGGAGCTGATCCGGGACGTCCTGCTTCCCCCGGAGGAGGGCCCTCCGCAGGCGCCTCCTGTCTCTTCCCTCCGCAAGCATCGCAGGCTGGAGCGGACCTCCCACGGCGGTGGGGCGGCTGCCGCTGCCACCCCTGCCACGACCAACCACGCTCCTCCCCAGCAATCCAGCACCACCAGTCCCCAGCCGGAGGGGGTGAATGGTACTGCTGGAGAAAGCAGCCCTGCCACTAGCCTCAAGGTCACCGCGGCCATTGGGAACCGCTCTCCAGGCGATCAGCAAAGTGGAGGCAAGGAGGGTCCTCCTTCCAGCCCCCCGCCAGCTCCTCTTGTCGTCCCGGGCCAGGATGCCAGCCCCTTGGGCAGCACCGTGGGCAGGGGGGTGGGGGCCTGA
- the LIPE gene encoding hormone-sensitive lipase isoform X4: MDSRPLFQTLYLLAEDNIAFFRDSTTETGQRFLTAFTTIREHARRLEPVLNHFATVYHIFDLDEHTAANGYRSLAQTVRCCLAHIVHKSRYVAANRRSIFFRTSHNCAELEAYCTALTQLRALVYLAQQLLTQNQPGCLFNLEDNGLSVQFLQEYITMRKGCFYGRCMGFQFAPSIRPFLQTIAISLVSFGENYKRHVSGLGVAAGSLFTSGKFAIDPELRGVEFERITQNLDVHFWKSFWNLTEMELLASLASMTSSQVRLSRALSVPPHSFDLPLVADPKLTVTITPPVAHTGPGPVHMRLISHELREGQESEELCNLLRPEGPLALELRWRTKPLPRSPYLVVHFHGGGFVAQTSKSHEPYLKAWAQELGAPILSIDYSLAPEAPFPRALEECFYAYCWALKNCHLLGSTAQKVCLAGDSAGGNLCITVSMRAAAFGIKMPDGIMAAYPATLMQASASPSRLLTLLDPLLPLSVLYKCLSAYAGMEPEPPEDPALEKLGPVNMVRRDTALLFRDLRLSATALFSSWMENAGKSNGAGGPPEAVRKSISEVGLKSKSLASFRDSRKSQTYQDLSRASDAPPDLAREPGGERQAGFFLKDSEPETAAPSTSNGLTFPDDFQPLRSDQPVTCVPLELSPILKNPFMSPLLAPDAMLKGLPPIHIVACALDPMLDDSVMFARRLRSLGQPVTLRVVQDLPHGFLSLSQLCRETRQATALCTELIRDVLLPPEEGPPQAPPVSSLRKHRRLERTSHGGGAAAAATPATTNHAPPQQSSTTSPQPEGVNGTAGESSPATSLKVTAAIGNRSPGDQQSGGKEGPPSSPPPAPLVVPGQDASPLGSTVGRGVGA; this comes from the exons ATGGATTCCCGGCCCCTGTTCCAGACTCTCTACCTCCTGGCCGAGGACAACATCGCCTTCTTCCGGGACAGCACCACGGAGACGGGGCAGCGCTTCCTGACGGCTTTCACCACCATCCGGGAGCATGCCCGGCGCCTGGAGCCGGTGCTCAACCACTTTGCCACTGTCTACCACATCTTTGACTTGGACGAGCACACGGCGGCCAACGGCTACCGCAGCCTGGCTCAGACAGTGCGCTGCTGCCTGGCCCACATTGTGCACAAGAGCCGCTACGTGGCCGCCAACCGCCGCAGCATCTTCTTCCGCACCAGCCACAACTGCGCCGAGCTGGAAGCCTACTGTACGGCCTTGACTCAGCTCCGTGCCCTGGTCTACCTCGCCCAGCAGCTCCTGACCCAGAACCAGCCCGGCTGTCTCTTCAACCTCGAGGACAATGGGCTCTCGGTCCAGTTTCTCCAAGAGTACATCACCATGCGCAAGGGCTGCTTCTATGGCCGCTGCATGGGCTTCCAG TTTGCTCCCTCGATCCGACCCTTCCTGCAGACCATCGCCATCAGCCTCGTTTCTTTTGGGGAAAACTACAAACGTCACGTTTCTGGCCTTG GTGTGGCCGCCGGCTCCCTTTTCACCAGTGGGAAATTTGCCATTGACCCAGAACTGCGTGGTGTTGAGTTTGAGCGCATCACTCAAAATCTCGATGTGCATTTCTGGAAAAGCTTCTGGAACCTGACTGAGATGGAATTGCTGGCG TCCTTGGCCAGCATGACCTCCTCCCAGGTCCGGCTCTCTCGGGCCCTGTCGGTGCCCCCTCATTCCTTTGATCTGCCTCTGGTTGCTGACCCCAAGCTGACAGTGACCATCACACCCCCGGTGGCTCACACGGGACCTGGACCGGTTCACATGAGGCTCATCTCCCACGAGTTGCGTGAGGGGCAG GAGAGTGAAGAGCTTTGCAATCTGCTGCGCCCGGAAGGTCCCCTGGCCTTGGAGCTGCGCTGGAGGACGAAGCCCCTGCCTCGCTCCCCTTACCTGGTTGTGCATTTCCACGGAGGGGGCTTCGTGGCTCAGACCTCGAAGTCGCACGAGCCCTATCTGAAAGCCTGGGCTCAGGAACTGGGCGCCCCCATCCTCTCCATTGACTATTCGTTGGCGCCCGAGGCCCCCTTTCCTCGGGCTTTGGAGGAGTGTTTCTATGCCTACTGCTGGGCCCTCAAGAACTGCCACTTACTGG GCTCCACCGCACAAAAAGTCTGCCTGGCAGGAGACAGTGCCGGCGGGAATCTATGCATCACAGTGTCCATGCGAGCGGCCGCGTTTGGGATCAAGATGCCAGACGGGATCATGGCGGCGTACCCAGCCACGCTCATGCAAGCTTCCGCCTCGCCCTCCCGCCTTCTCACCCTGCTCGATccgctgctgcctctgagtgtcTTGTACAAGTGCCTCAGTGCCTATGCTG GGATGGAACCAGAGCCCCCAGAGGACCCCGCCCTGGAGAAGCTGGGCCCAGTGAACATGGTGCGCCGGGACACGGCCCTGCTCTTCCGAGACTTGCGGCTGAGCGCCACCGCCTTGTTCAGCTCATGGATGGAGAACGCAGGCAAGAGCAATGGGGCGGGAGGACCGCCGG AAGCCGTGAGAAAGAGCATCTCCGAGGTGGGTCTCAAGTCCAAGTCGCTCGCAAGCTTCAGAGACTCTCGCAAGAGCCAGACGTACCAGGATCTGTCCCGTGCATCCGACGCCCCGCCAGACCTGGCCCGCGAGCCCGGCGGAGAACGCCAGGCGGGCTTCTTCTTGAAAGACAGCGAGCCCGAGACGGCCGCCCCCAGCACTAGCAACGGCCTGACCTTTCCTGACGACTTCCAGCCCCTGCGCTCCGACCAGCCAGTCACTTGTGTGCCCCTGGAGCTGTCGCCCATCCTCAAGAATCCATTCATGTCTCCTCTTCTGGCCCCGGATGCGATGCTCAAGGGGCTCCCGCCGATCCATATTGTG GCTTGCGCCCTGGACCCCATGCTGGATGACTCCGTGATGTTTGCCCGGCGCCTGCGGTCCCTGGGGCAGCCTGTGACCCTGCGCGTGGTGCAGGACCTGCCCCACGGCTTCCTCAGCCTCTCCCAACTGTGTCGCGAGACCCGCCAGGCGACGGCCCTCTGCACGGAGCTGATCCGGGACGTCCTGCTTCCCCCGGAGGAGGGCCCTCCGCAGGCGCCTCCTGTCTCTTCCCTCCGCAAGCATCGCAGGCTGGAGCGGACCTCCCACGGCGGTGGGGCGGCTGCCGCTGCCACCCCTGCCACGACCAACCACGCTCCTCCCCAGCAATCCAGCACCACCAGTCCCCAGCCGGAGGGGGTGAATGGTACTGCTGGAGAAAGCAGCCCTGCCACTAGCCTCAAGGTCACCGCGGCCATTGGGAACCGCTCTCCAGGCGATCAGCAAAGTGGAGGCAAGGAGGGTCCTCCTTCCAGCCCCCCGCCAGCTCCTCTTGTCGTCCCGGGCCAGGATGCCAGCCCCTTGGGCAGCACCGTGGGCAGGGGGGTGGGGGCCTGA